A window of Castanea sativa cultivar Marrone di Chiusa Pesio chromosome 1, ASM4071231v1 contains these coding sequences:
- the LOC142617669 gene encoding protein NUCLEAR FUSION DEFECTIVE 4-like — MAVLKAGTRPPWVGLGAAVWVEIASGNAYTFPLYSHSLKSVLGFNQHQLTMIGVANDIGENVGLLPGVVCDKFPPWVVLIIGSVFCFFGYGVLFLAVSRTVLSLPYWLLWLALCVAANSNAWFSTAVIVTNMRNFPLSRGTVAGILKGYVGLSAAVFTEIYSVLLHSSSSNLLLFLAIGIPVLCFIMMYFVRPCAPASGDDSEEHCHFLFIQASSIVLGLYLLTTTIMADTYSLTPLISYTFVFIMILLLMAPLAIPVKMTLNPMRTSKSGTLDQLIGSSDGLVQGESNSDKTEALLTPSSSAKNLGSFHENEDVSEVAMLLAEGEGAVKKKRRPKRGEDFKFSEAVVKADFWLLFLVYFVGVGSGVTVLNNLAQIGIAQGVHETKILVSLFSFCNFVGRLGGGVVSEHFVRSRTLPRTVWMTFTQIIMIITYLMFASAMDGTLYIATALLGICFGVQFSVMLPTVSELFGLKHFGLLSNFMALGNPIGAFLFSGLLAGYIYDNEAAKQHGLNRIGSSLTCLGPNCFRLTFLVLAAVCGVGTFLSIILTKRIKPVYQMLYSGGSFRLPQSTSH, encoded by the exons ATGGCGGTACTGAAAGCAGGAACAAGGCCTCCATGGGTGGGGCTAGGAGCCGCAGTTTGGGTTGAAATTGCATCAGGCAATGCATACACTTTTCCACTTTACTCTCATTCCTTGAAATCGGTTCTGGGTTTTAACCAGCACCAGCTTACCATGATCGGTGTGGCCAACGATATTGGTGAAAACGTTGGCCTTCTTCCAGGCGTAGTTTGTGACAAGTTTCCTCCTTGGGTTGTTCTCATCATTGGTTCTGTCTTCTGTTTCTTTGGTTATGGGGTTCTCTTTCTCGCTGTCAGCCGTACTGTTCTTTCCCTTCCTTATTGGTTG TTATGGCTTGCTCTTTGTGTTGCTGCTAATAGTAATGCTTGGTTTAGCACTGCTGTTATTGTGACCAACATGAGAAACTTCCCTCTCAGTCGAGGAACTGTTGCAGGTATTCTCAAAGGTTATGTGGGGCTCAGTGCTGCGGTTTTTACAGAAATTTACAGTGTGCTGCTTCATAGTTCCTCTTCTAACCTTTTGTTGTTCCTTGCAATTGGGATTCCTGTTCTATGTTTCATTATGATGTACTTTGTCAGGCCATGTGCTCCAGCTTCTGGTGATGACTCTGAGGAGCATTGccattttcttttcatccaAGCTTCAAGTATTGTGCTTGGCTTATATCTTCTGACGACCACGATAATGGCTGATACATATTCTTTAACTCCTCTAATTTCctatacttttgtttttataatgaTTCTACTTCTCATGGCTCCACTTGCAATTCCTGTAAAAATGACACTGAACCCCATGAGAACAAGCAAATCAGGGACACTAGACCAATTAATTGGGTCTTCAGACGGTCTGGTTCAAGGAGAAAGCAATTCAGACAAAACTGAAGCACTGCTGACACCATCTTCATCAGCAAAAAACCTAGGAAGTTTTCATGAAAATGAGGATGTGTCTGAGGTGGCTATGCTTCTTGCTGAGGGTGAGGGggcagtgaagaagaagaggaggccCAAAAGGGGGGAAGATTTTAAATTTAGTGAAGCTGTAGTCAAGGCAGACTTCTGGCTTCTGTTCTTGGTTTATTTTGTTGGGGTTGGTTCTGGGGTGACTGTTCTTAATAATCTAGCACAGATAGGGATTGCACAAGGTGTTCATGAGACCAAAATCTTGGTGTCTCTCTTCAGCTTTTGCAATTTTGTGGGTCGTCTTGGTGGTGGAGTTGTCTCTGAACATTTTGTCAG GTCAAGGACACTTCCTCGGACAGTTTGGATGACCTTTACTCAAATAATCATGATTATCACATACCTTATGTTTGCTTCTGCAATGGATGGCACTCTTTATATTGCAACTGCACTTCTTGGGATCTGCTTTGGCGTTCAATTTTCTGTCATGCTCCCAACTGTCTCTGAGCTATTTGGCTTGAAGCATTTCGGTTTACTAAGCAATTTCATGGCCCTAGGGAATCCTATTGGTGCTTTCCTTTTTTCAGGTCTGCTAGCAGGGTATATATATGATAACGAGGCAGCTAAACAGCATGGACTTAATCGGATTGGTTCAAGTCTCACCTGCTTGGGTCCAAATTGTTTTAGACTCACCTTCCTGGTTCTGGCTGCTGTCTGTGGTGTGGGCACTTTCTTAAGCATTATTTTGACTAAAAGGATAAAGCCTGTTTACCAAATGCTTTATTCAGGGGGCTCCTTCCGGCTACCACAGAGCACAAGTCATTGA